One Candidatus Niyogibacteria bacterium DNA window includes the following coding sequences:
- a CDS encoding MBL fold metallo-hydrolase — protein MIKLTFYGGAQEVTGSCFLLESAKTKILVDCGMWQGRAEDDKKNRAPFNFNPSEIAALFITHAHLDHIGRVPYLVKNGFRGKIYSIAPTKDLSEISLKDALGLLERSDEKNSAGEIFFEQKDLDESLKLWFNLNYNQELKIGDFKVTPRDAGHILGSSMYEITADGKKIVVTGDLGNPPAPLLQPTYIIKDADYLVMEGIYGNRWHEGKTERRLKLERTIEETIKAGGVLMVPAFSLERTQELLFELNDLVENDRIPKIPIFVDSPLAIKMTEVYKKHEDYFNKEAAYLISSGDDIFKFSGLRFTLTTEESKNINEALPPKIIIAGSGMSTGGRILHHERRYLQDPKSALLIIGFQAAGSLGRRLQEGEKKITIFKEQIPVRAKIVSISGYSAHPDYDGLFRFAENSADTLKKVFIAPGEPQAALFLVQRLRDYLGIRASAPKYGDCFELK, from the coding sequence ATGATTAAATTGACTTTTTATGGCGGAGCGCAGGAAGTGACGGGCAGCTGTTTTCTTTTAGAGAGCGCTAAAACAAAAATTCTCGTGGATTGCGGAATGTGGCAGGGCCGCGCCGAAGACGATAAAAAAAATCGCGCGCCTTTTAATTTTAATCCTTCGGAAATCGCGGCGCTTTTTATCACTCACGCCCATTTAGACCATATCGGCCGCGTTCCTTATCTGGTTAAAAATGGTTTCCGGGGGAAAATTTATTCAATCGCTCCGACCAAGGATCTTTCCGAAATCAGTTTAAAAGACGCGCTCGGCCTTTTAGAAAGGAGCGACGAAAAAAATTCGGCGGGAGAGATTTTTTTTGAACAAAAAGATTTAGATGAATCTTTAAAGCTTTGGTTTAATTTAAATTACAATCAAGAATTAAAGATCGGCGATTTTAAAGTCACGCCGCGCGACGCCGGGCATATTTTGGGTTCCAGTATGTATGAAATTACGGCGGACGGCAAAAAAATCGTTGTGACCGGCGATCTGGGAAACCCTCCGGCGCCGCTTTTGCAACCCACTTACATTATAAAAGACGCTGATTATCTGGTGATGGAAGGAATTTATGGAAACCGCTGGCATGAAGGCAAAACAGAACGCCGATTGAAGCTGGAACGGACAATTGAAGAAACAATCAAAGCCGGCGGCGTGCTGATGGTGCCGGCATTTTCTTTAGAAAGGACGCAGGAGCTTTTGTTTGAACTGAATGATTTGGTGGAAAATGATCGTATTCCAAAGATACCGATTTTTGTGGATTCGCCTTTAGCGATTAAAATGACCGAGGTTTATAAAAAACACGAAGATTATTTTAATAAAGAAGCCGCGTATTTGATTTCTTCTGGAGACGATATTTTTAAATTTTCGGGATTGCGTTTTACTTTAACCACCGAAGAATCAAAAAACATTAATGAAGCGCTGCCGCCAAAAATCATTATCGCCGGATCGGGGATGTCAACCGGCGGCCGGATTCTTCATCATGAAAGGCGTTATCTTCAAGATCCGAAAAGCGCTTTATTGATTATCGGCTTTCAAGCCGCCGGCTCTTTGGGCCGCCGGCTGCAGGAAGGAGAAAAAAAGATAACGATTTTCAAGGAACAAATTCCGGTGCGCGCTAAAATAGTTTCCATCAGCGGTTATTCGGCTCATCCGGATTACGACGGACTTTTTCGTTTTGCGGAGAATTCCGCCGATACTTTGAAAAAAGTTTTTATCGCTCCCGGCGAACCGCAAGCCGCGCTTTTTTTGGTTCAACGCTTAAGAGATTATTTAGGCATCAGAGCCAGCGCGCCTAAATACGGAGATTGTTTTGAATTGAAGTGA
- a CDS encoding MgtC/SapB family protein yields MDDLSLRIIFQIILAALLGLLIGYEREHSHKEAGTRTYSLIAMGAALFTILSYEGLRNFSGLSFDPSRIASNIVIGVGFIGGGLIFLKNNRVSGLTTAAGVWATAAIGMAVGFQMYWVAFASTVLVLTILFVLWLLEKKLTNIKNDEENGGNNF; encoded by the coding sequence ATGGATGATTTAAGTTTACGAATAATTTTTCAAATAATTTTAGCGGCTTTGCTGGGACTTTTAATCGGATATGAAAGAGAACATTCTCATAAGGAAGCGGGGACGAGGACTTATTCTTTGATCGCGATGGGCGCGGCGCTTTTTACCATCCTTTCTTATGAAGGATTAAGAAATTTTTCCGGTTTATCTTTTGATCCGTCGCGGATCGCTTCCAATATCGTGATCGGCGTCGGTTTTATCGGCGGGGGATTGATTTTTCTGAAAAACAACCGAGTCAGCGGTTTAACGACGGCCGCCGGCGTTTGGGCAACGGCGGCGATCGGCATGGCCGTTGGTTTTCAGATGTATTGGGTGGCGTTTGCTTCCACTGTTCTGGTTTTAACGATTTTATTCGTGCTTTGGCTGCTTGAAAAAAAATTAACGAACATAAAAAATGACGAAGAAAACGGTGGGAATAATTTCTGA
- the thiI gene encoding tRNA 4-thiouridine(8) synthase ThiI produces MDPIQKSAAVIHYHEIALKGKNRAFFEKTLMANIERMMEKKIGVRRISGRLLAEIAGGPGQQKQKEILSRVFGIKNFAFARIAPAEISVISEAAASFFKKPYPASFRIEASRAEKKYPFTSQDLMEKAGAFVQQKTGIKVDLKNPKRVIFIEVAENAAFIYDQKFSGPGGLPVGTAGRVAALISSGFDSPVAALKIMKRGAEPALIHFHSYPRTSRESLENAEKLAGVLSRYSPQPLKLYLIPFLEIQKAIVKRAPTAFLTILYRRWMLKIAEMIAEKINAKALVTGDSIGQVASQTLDNILAVSEAVSLPILRPLAGYDKEEIIAEARRLGTYEISALPYGDCCSLFADASPKTRARLAEVQKIEAPLKEELEKLAQKALAQEELKIIMLS; encoded by the coding sequence ATGGATCCCATCCAAAAATCCGCGGCCGTAATCCATTATCACGAAATTGCCCTCAAAGGAAAGAATCGCGCTTTTTTTGAAAAAACGCTGATGGCGAACATTGAGCGGATGATGGAAAAAAAAATCGGAGTGCGGCGCATTTCCGGCCGTTTGTTGGCGGAAATCGCCGGCGGCCCTGGCCAGCAAAAACAAAAAGAGATTTTAAGCCGCGTTTTCGGCATAAAAAATTTTGCTTTTGCCAGAATCGCGCCGGCGGAAATTTCGGTTATCTCCGAAGCCGCCGCCTCTTTTTTTAAAAAGCCTTATCCGGCGTCGTTCAGGATTGAAGCTTCGCGCGCCGAAAAAAAATATCCTTTTACTTCCCAGGATTTAATGGAAAAAGCCGGCGCTTTTGTTCAGCAAAAAACGGGAATAAAAGTTGATTTAAAAAATCCGAAGCGTGTGATTTTTATAGAAGTGGCGGAAAACGCGGCGTTTATTTACGATCAAAAATTTTCCGGGCCGGGCGGTCTGCCGGTGGGCACCGCCGGCCGGGTGGCGGCGCTGATTTCTTCCGGTTTTGATTCGCCGGTGGCCGCGCTAAAAATAATGAAGCGGGGCGCTGAACCGGCTTTAATTCATTTCCATTCGTACCCCCGGACTTCGCGCGAATCTCTGGAGAATGCGGAAAAACTGGCCGGCGTTTTATCCCGATATAGTCCTCAACCGCTGAAATTATATCTTATCCCGTTTTTGGAAATTCAGAAGGCGATCGTCAAAAGAGCGCCAACCGCTTTTTTAACCATTCTTTACCGGCGTTGGATGTTAAAAATTGCCGAGATGATTGCGGAAAAAATCAACGCGAAAGCGCTGGTGACCGGCGATTCCATCGGCCAAGTGGCTTCCCAGACTTTGGATAACATCTTGGCTGTTTCCGAAGCAGTCAGTCTGCCGATTTTACGGCCGCTCGCGGGCTATGATAAGGAAGAAATAATCGCGGAAGCGCGGCGTTTGGGCACTTATGAAATTTCCGCGCTTCCTTACGGCGACTGCTGCAGTCTTTTTGCCGATGCTTCGCCAAAAACCCGCGCCAGACTGGCAGAGGTCCAAAAAATTGAAGCGCCGCTTAAAGAGGAGCTTGAAAAACTGGCTCAAAAAGCGCTGGCTCAAGAGGAATTAAAAATAATTATGTTATCATAA
- a CDS encoding Fic family protein, whose amino-acid sequence MKQNIELLAEFVFESEKIAGISNDKEEIKRQFLESSKKFSGHVGAIIFLQRLAKNKNRFLTEGDVKRVNELVLKEQAEKWPAVLKFNQKAAGQYIDEIIPSDRFFMIDRTICSPRQVAGRMRTLISEINEWQENIQFGYVYNLHKMADFHYQFGLIRPFIDGNGRTGRALTLYLMFFSDKMPFVFNNEDIYSYYLAFFRRDEELMEQYFFKKAGLV is encoded by the coding sequence ATGAAGCAAAATATTGAATTATTGGCGGAGTTTGTTTTTGAATCCGAGAAAATCGCGGGAATTTCTAATGATAAAGAAGAGATAAAAAGGCAGTTTTTAGAGAGTTCCAAAAAATTTTCAGGCCATGTCGGCGCGATTATTTTTCTTCAGCGGCTGGCCAAAAATAAAAACCGTTTTTTAACGGAAGGAGATGTAAAGAGAGTTAATGAGCTTGTTTTAAAAGAACAGGCGGAAAAATGGCCAGCGGTTTTAAAATTTAATCAGAAAGCGGCTGGCCAATACATTGATGAAATTATTCCTTCGGACAGATTTTTTATGATTGACAGGACAATCTGTTCTCCGCGGCAGGTTGCCGGAAGAATGAGGACATTAATCTCCGAGATTAACGAATGGCAAGAAAATATCCAGTTCGGTTATGTTTATAATTTGCATAAAATGGCGGATTTTCATTATCAATTCGGTTTAATCCGCCCTTTTATTGACGGAAACGGCCGGACCGGGCGCGCTCTAACTTTATATTTAATGTTTTTTTCGGATAAGATGCCGTTTGTTTTTAATAATGAAGATATTTATTCATATTATTTAGCTTTTTTTCGCCGCGATGAAGAGTTGATGGAGCAGTATTTTTTTAAAAAAGCCGGATTGGTTTAA
- a CDS encoding LOG family protein produces MKPGKHSHLKFKICVSGAAETGHCAEDSLEKAKELGREVVRHKAVLITGATTGFPFWAAMGAKEEGGISIGLSPAGSEFEHINQYKLPVDYFDIIVYTGFGYAGRNLLLTRSADAVIVGCGRIGTLNEFTIAFEDNKPIGILEGSWETDELIKDIIAKSHRGPGKIIYDSDPKILVEKVLDLVRKEKVIEI; encoded by the coding sequence ATGAAGCCCGGAAAACATTCCCATTTAAAATTTAAAATTTGCGTTTCCGGCGCGGCGGAAACCGGCCATTGCGCCGAAGACTCTCTGGAAAAAGCCAAAGAATTGGGCCGGGAAGTGGTCAGGCATAAAGCGGTTCTGATAACCGGCGCCACGACCGGTTTTCCTTTTTGGGCCGCGATGGGCGCTAAAGAAGAAGGCGGCATTTCCATCGGCCTTTCTCCGGCCGGATCGGAGTTTGAGCATATTAACCAATATAAACTGCCGGTTGATTATTTTGATATAATTGTTTATACCGGCTTCGGCTACGCGGGGCGCAATCTTCTTTTAACCAGATCCGCGGACGCGGTAATCGTGGGTTGCGGGCGGATCGGCACGCTTAATGAATTTACCATTGCTTTTGAGGATAATAAGCCGATCGGTATTCTTGAAGGATCGTGGGAAACCGATGAATTGATTAAAGATATAATCGCCAAATCTCATCGCGGCCCGGGTAAAATCATTTATGATTCCGACCCGAAAATTTTAGTGGAAAAAGTTTTAGATTTAGTGAGAAAAGAAAAAGTAATAGAAATATAA
- the ndk gene encoding nucleoside-diphosphate kinase gives MPKFQEEKTLIIIKPDALQRSLLGEIIGRFEKKGLKIIGLKMIQLEDILLDEHYAQHKDKPFFKSLKNFMKSSPVAVMALSGLNAVSAVRIIVGPTKGYEADAGSIRGDLSISGQANIVHASDSSAAAETEIKRFFKTEELFNYKKVDYEFVYGEEEREN, from the coding sequence ATGCCGAAATTTCAGGAAGAAAAAACTTTAATTATCATCAAGCCCGACGCTTTGCAGAGAAGTCTGCTCGGCGAAATTATCGGCCGTTTTGAAAAAAAAGGCCTGAAAATCATCGGCCTTAAAATGATTCAGCTGGAAGATATTTTATTGGATGAACATTACGCTCAACACAAAGATAAGCCGTTTTTCAAATCTCTTAAAAATTTTATGAAATCTTCGCCGGTGGCGGTGATGGCGCTCTCCGGCTTAAACGCCGTTAGCGCGGTCAGGATTATCGTCGGCCCGACTAAAGGATATGAAGCGGATGCCGGCAGTATCCGGGGAGATCTTTCCATCAGCGGCCAGGCCAATATTGTCCATGCTTCGGATTCTTCGGCGGCCGCGGAAACGGAAATAAAGAGATTTTTTAAAACCGAAGAATTGTTTAATTATAAAAAAGTGGATTATGAATTCGTTTACGGCGAAGAAGAAAGAGAAAATTAG
- a CDS encoding SIMPL domain-containing protein (The SIMPL domain is named for its presence in mouse protein SIMPL (signalling molecule that associates with mouse pelle-like kinase). Bacterial member BP26, from Brucella, was shown to assemble into a channel-like structure, while YggE from E. coli has been associated with resistance to oxidative stress.) has protein sequence MDKKIKNYLGIAVISGIALLAISSFWYVDSFSKSITLSRTFSANGEGKVAAVPDVAQLSFGVLTEGGKNLTNLQKENTDKLNKAIAFLKENGIEEKDIKTQFYDIAPRYKYFSCPPLSGESAVSCPPSEIVGYTINQSVLVKIRELNKAGDVVAGVVNNGANTVSGLSFTVDDQTELQNQARAKAIAEAKRKARAIAEAGGFRLGKLISINENGSFPLSMPYALEFGGKGGSEDFRSAALEPGSQEIRVSVTLIYEIR, from the coding sequence ATGGATAAAAAAATCAAAAATTATTTAGGTATTGCCGTAATTTCCGGCATCGCGCTTCTGGCGATATCCAGTTTTTGGTATGTTGATTCTTTTTCTAAATCAATAACTTTGAGTCGCACTTTCTCCGCAAATGGCGAGGGTAAAGTGGCGGCAGTCCCCGATGTTGCTCAATTATCATTTGGCGTGCTTACTGAAGGCGGAAAGAATCTGACTAACCTTCAGAAAGAAAATACGGATAAATTGAATAAAGCCATTGCGTTTTTGAAAGAAAACGGCATTGAAGAAAAAGACATCAAAACTCAGTTCTACGATATTGCGCCTCGTTATAAATATTTTTCTTGCCCGCCGCTATCCGGAGAATCAGCTGTTTCTTGTCCGCCTTCGGAAATCGTTGGCTACACTATCAATCAAAGTGTCTTGGTGAAGATTCGGGAACTTAATAAAGCGGGAGACGTTGTGGCCGGTGTGGTGAATAATGGTGCCAACACCGTCTCGGGCTTGTCGTTTACCGTTGACGACCAGACCGAACTGCAAAATCAAGCAAGAGCGAAAGCAATAGCTGAAGCAAAAAGAAAAGCCAGAGCCATTGCCGAGGCCGGCGGATTCCGCTTGGGAAAACTTATCTCCATAAACGAGAATGGTTCGTTTCCTCTGTCTATGCCGTACGCGCTGGAGTTTGGCGGAAAAGGCGGAAGCGAAGATTTCCGGAGTGCCGCGCTTGAACCCGGCTCTCAAGAAATCCGCGTAAGCGTGACGCTTATTTATGAAATTAGATAG